Below is a genomic region from Methanomethylovorans hollandica DSM 15978.
TGCTGGATGTTAGTTGACTTGTATCTACTGTGGCATTGTCTGCCAAACCTGTATCTATAGTCATGGATACTAAAAGTACCATTGAGATTATGTAAAATATTCCAATTCCAAGATATGTAAGTCTATTCTTAATTTGCAGTTCCATCACCTACTGAAATTTTAGTGAGGCTCTATTACCACTATGACAATAATTTCATTTAGTTGAAGATGATATAGAGTAAACTATTCCTTTCCTGATAATTCAAATACAATCTAATTTTATTTAAAATTTACCTTCTGAATCAGAAAGCCATTCTCTTGGTAGCTAGAAGAAAAAAATGTTTGTAATTTTAATTGTTTTTCATCAGCTTGAAGCAAGGAGACCACCGGTTTTAACCGGTGGTTATTGATTTACTCGGAGAATATAAAATTAAATTTCAAACAATTTTAAAAATTCTTCGGAATATCCCATACCTCCAAACATTAATGTAGCCAACGAAAATGCACCTGCTATGACTGTTGTAGATAATTCAAATATAAGATATGTATTAGGAACAGTTCCAGTTGGATAACTATCTATAATCCAAGAAACTATACAAAGTATCAAACTACTCACTATAGCAGCAAGTAAACAAAATTTAAACCAAGGCTTTGCATCTTCCATAAAATCTACCCTTCTAATCTTGATTGGAATTTTTTGATATATTCACTGTATATTGTCTACATTATAGTCATTTCCATTAATCGTCTTCATTATTTGACAGATCAATTCCTTTGTTTTTTCGGCATCTTTAATAGAAGGATTGACTTTTAGAAAATCCGCAAAGTTTAGAGAAGTATGTTCGCATTCTGGACACATGAAATACAATGTTTTACTTTCACATATTGTTGAATCAGTAAAATCAACCTTATTGTTTTCAATTTCCCAATCGTATCGCCACTTTTCAGCAGTATCTTCAATTACTTTATCAATTTGACGATTACAGTTTGGACAAAAAAATTCTATTGCAGGCATGTTACTACCTCAATCATACAAAGCATCGGGATGACCTGCAAAAGGATTGCTTCCACGTTCTGATAGTTCGATTCCTCTTTCCATTCTATCAAGAGCTCTCTGTTCTCCTCCATCTCTGGAATCTTGACGTTCTTTTTTTATCTTTTCAATGAATTCATCGACAGGAACAAGGCAATTATCACATAAGAATCGTAATTCATGTTCATAAGTAACAAACTCACCTTCAATTACATTACCATAATCAATAGCTGATACGTCATCATCTTCCTCGAATACTTTTCCACATACAATACATTTTGCCATGGTTTCACCTATTATTGATTTTATGAGTATTTGTTTGCTTTTTTTGTTTTTATGAAAACCAGTTCAAGAGCATAATGGAATCTAGTGGTACATTGTATTTTTCTTTGATTACCTTAATGGTTTCTCTGGTCTGAATTTTATTGATGTAGTCTTTGTATTCGAGTAGGTGTTCCATGATAGGAATAGCACTTAAGTCTCCGACTTGTGCAAGGGATATTAATGCAGCAGGTACTTCGAAGACTCCTCTGTGCAATGCATGTATCAAGATCCTTGTAGCTCTGTTATCTCCTAAATGACCAACGGTTTTTATGATCTCTATTCTCACATCATGATAACCCGATATTACAGTTTCATGGTATAGATCAAGCAAAATCGAAAGAAATTCAGGATTTTTTATGGTCCCAATTGCTCTCACTGCTAAGAGTTGTGTTACGTATGATGGACTGGAAAGAGCATATCGAATAGCCTGATAAGTCGCTTTTGTTGAATTTTCAGGAGTTGCTAATTTGCAGATATATACCAGAGCTGTGTCAATCGATGAAGGGAATATTTGTTGTTTGTTGTTTGAGAGTCTTTCTAGGACAAAGGATTCTAGTTTCCTTATATCATTTTCAGCGAAAGCTTTTTTCAAGATACTATTATGATATTCAGCTTCAGTAATTGATAGAGAATTACTATTGTCAGTAGCGAATAATGTCGTTTGCATTACCCTTTTCTCTCCTTGATGATTTATGTTATTTCTTCGATTCTGACTCATTTTTCTAAGATTGCTATCTTTTCATCAAGACTTTTTTCTGTTGTTTATCTGAAACTCATATTTGTTCAGGTCACTTTCTAAAACTTCATCATCGGGGATGTTA
It encodes:
- a CDS encoding HEAT repeat domain-containing protein, whose translation is MQTTLFATDNSNSLSITEAEYHNSILKKAFAENDIRKLESFVLERLSNNKQQIFPSSIDTALVYICKLATPENSTKATYQAIRYALSSPSYVTQLLAVRAIGTIKNPEFLSILLDLYHETVISGYHDVRIEIIKTVGHLGDNRATRILIHALHRGVFEVPAALISLAQVGDLSAIPIMEHLLEYKDYINKIQTRETIKVIKEKYNVPLDSIMLLNWFS